In the genome of Pontibacillus halophilus JSM 076056 = DSM 19796, one region contains:
- a CDS encoding SH3 domain-containing protein: MRTFIRLVLTVALFCLAFPIEALASTATVSVNALNVRSGPGITHSVKTQIHQNETYEILSSKGDWIQLDVNGKKGWVADWLVSIHETPSSVEVTSTASDLRVRKGPGLSYKVVGYLDKGDTRTQIGVKGDWVKIKTNGTEAWVHKDYVTLTTKSGENPSPEKQMVDANLLNVRSGPGIGYKQTTQLPFGTNVSVVAKDGNWYQILYGNNNKGWVSSAYLTDPTEAPTAKKQGEITVSTPVLNVRSQGSTKGSIIGQVRNGDTFSYYQKKDSWYQIKLGDGDLGWVAGWLVQEGATASPTNSSITLLHNGTNIRSGPSTSNSIVGRESAGASFQVVRHSNNWYEIAYDGGTAYVADWIVSKSSQPTQSPSRSLKGKTIVIDAGHGGRDPGAIGADGSYEKTLTLQTANAIEQALKIGGANVILTRNRDTYLPLSSRTSVSKLQRADVFLSLHYNSFPQYPSASGIGTYYYNSHEKKLATDVQQGLIRSTGLRDRGIKYGNFYVMRENRQPSLLLELGFMSNKAEMRTIKTHNYHQKVANGIIQGLNQYFSR, encoded by the coding sequence ATGAGAACATTCATACGGCTGGTTCTAACCGTGGCACTATTTTGCTTAGCTTTCCCAATAGAAGCCCTAGCCAGCACAGCAACCGTTTCCGTGAACGCATTAAACGTTCGTAGCGGACCAGGTATTACGCATTCCGTTAAGACTCAGATTCATCAGAACGAGACGTATGAAATCTTAAGCTCTAAAGGAGATTGGATTCAACTTGATGTGAATGGCAAGAAAGGATGGGTTGCCGATTGGCTTGTTTCCATCCATGAGACACCATCCTCTGTTGAAGTCACCTCAACCGCAAGCGATCTCAGAGTACGTAAAGGACCAGGCTTATCTTATAAGGTGGTTGGGTACTTGGACAAAGGAGATACGCGCACACAAATAGGTGTAAAAGGCGATTGGGTAAAGATTAAAACCAACGGAACTGAAGCATGGGTACATAAAGATTACGTTACATTAACCACTAAATCTGGTGAAAATCCATCACCTGAAAAGCAAATGGTCGATGCGAACCTCCTTAATGTACGTAGTGGGCCAGGCATTGGTTACAAGCAAACCACGCAATTGCCCTTCGGTACTAACGTCTCCGTCGTAGCCAAAGACGGCAATTGGTATCAAATTCTTTACGGGAACAACAATAAAGGCTGGGTTAGCAGCGCTTACTTAACAGACCCTACCGAAGCACCTACTGCGAAGAAACAAGGTGAAATTACAGTATCGACCCCTGTCTTGAACGTTCGTAGCCAGGGAAGTACGAAAGGGTCGATTATTGGCCAAGTTCGAAACGGAGATACGTTCTCCTATTATCAGAAGAAGGATAGCTGGTATCAAATCAAATTAGGTGATGGTGACCTTGGCTGGGTAGCCGGATGGCTTGTACAAGAGGGTGCCACCGCCTCACCTACGAACTCGTCTATCACATTGTTGCATAATGGGACAAACATCCGTAGCGGTCCATCCACCTCAAACTCAATTGTTGGCCGAGAATCAGCTGGTGCATCGTTCCAGGTTGTGCGACACTCCAACAATTGGTATGAAATTGCGTACGACGGAGGAACTGCTTATGTAGCAGATTGGATTGTTTCTAAATCCTCTCAGCCTACACAATCCCCCTCCCGATCATTAAAAGGGAAAACGATTGTAATTGATGCAGGTCACGGTGGACGAGACCCAGGAGCGATTGGAGCAGACGGTTCTTATGAGAAAACCCTAACCCTCCAAACTGCAAATGCCATTGAACAAGCATTAAAAATAGGTGGAGCAAATGTAATTCTCACAAGAAACCGCGACACTTACCTACCTCTTAGTTCAAGAACGTCCGTTTCTAAATTACAGCGAGCTGATGTATTTTTAAGTTTGCATTATAACAGCTTCCCACAATATCCTTCCGCATCAGGTATTGGGACTTATTATTATAATTCTCACGAGAAGAAATTAGCGACAGACGTCCAACAAGGTCTGATCCGTTCCACAGGTCTTCGTGACCGTGGGATAAAATACGGTAACTTCTATGTTATGCGAGAGAATAGACAACCGTCCTTGCTTCTAGAGCTTGGATTTATGTCGAACAAAGCTGAAATGAGAACCATCAAAACCCATAATTATCATCAGAAAGTTGCGAACGGTATTATACAAGGACTTAATCAGTACTTTTCTAGATAA
- a CDS encoding RelA/SpoT family protein, giving the protein MSKDKIVTADEVVERAGHYLSEEDTTFIQRAYDYANEAHKEQYRKSGEPYIIHPVQVAGILVELEMDPVTIAGGFLHDVVEDTEVTVEDLEEAFNNEVAMLVDGVTKLGKIKYKSKEAQQAENHRKMFVAMAKDIRVILIKLADRLHNMRTLKHLPPEKQRRISNETLEIFAPLAHRLGISTIKWELEDTALRYLNPQQYYRIVHLMKQKRNEREHYINDVMQEIEKQVEDVNIEVEISGRPKHLYSIYKKMVLQNKQFNEIYDLLAVRVLVNSIKDCYAVLGIIHTCWKPMPGRFKDYIAMPKPNLYQSLHTTVIGPKGDPLEVQIRTNEMHQIAEYGIAAHWAYKEGKAIDPNTQSFEDRLSWFREILEWQNETHDAEEFMESLKVDLFSDMVYVFTPKGDVIELPSGSVPIDFAYRIHTEVGNQTIGAKINGKMEPLDYKLKTGDIIEVMTSKHSYGPSKDWIKISQTSQAKNKIKQYFKKQRRDENIAKGKEAVDKEIRSLQIEPKDVLQADNLKRVAEKFNFTNDEDMYAAVGYQGITAAQIATRLTEKVRRQQQKEQDLEQTLEAVKTDQKSYKHNKKKDSGVKVKGVDNLLVRLSRCCNPVPGDEIVGYITKGRGVSVHRTDCPNVLNEDVQSRLLPVEWESHSVDTKQYSLDIEISGYDRRGLLNEVLQAVNETKTNITAVSGRSDRNKMATIHMTIMIHNISHLRSVVERIKQITDVYTVRRMLQ; this is encoded by the coding sequence ATGTCTAAAGATAAAATTGTGACAGCAGATGAAGTTGTAGAACGAGCAGGTCATTATCTTTCTGAGGAAGATACGACCTTTATTCAGCGTGCTTATGATTACGCGAACGAGGCACATAAGGAACAATACCGGAAATCCGGAGAGCCATATATCATTCATCCTGTGCAAGTAGCAGGCATCCTGGTTGAGCTCGAGATGGACCCCGTTACGATTGCGGGCGGTTTTCTTCATGATGTCGTGGAAGATACAGAGGTAACTGTCGAAGATTTGGAAGAGGCTTTCAATAATGAAGTTGCCATGCTTGTAGATGGCGTAACGAAGCTAGGTAAGATTAAGTATAAATCTAAAGAAGCACAGCAAGCAGAAAACCATCGAAAAATGTTTGTTGCAATGGCGAAGGATATTCGTGTCATTCTCATTAAGCTAGCGGACCGGCTTCATAATATGCGCACCCTTAAGCACCTTCCGCCTGAGAAGCAACGAAGAATTTCGAATGAAACACTTGAAATTTTCGCACCACTTGCACATCGCTTGGGGATTTCAACGATTAAGTGGGAATTAGAAGACACGGCTTTACGCTATTTAAATCCTCAACAATACTATCGAATCGTGCATCTTATGAAACAAAAACGCAATGAACGTGAACATTACATCAATGATGTTATGCAAGAGATCGAGAAACAGGTTGAAGATGTAAATATTGAAGTCGAGATCTCAGGTCGTCCGAAACACTTGTATTCGATTTACAAGAAAATGGTTCTTCAGAATAAACAGTTCAATGAAATTTATGATTTACTTGCAGTTCGAGTACTCGTAAATAGTATCAAGGATTGCTATGCTGTCCTTGGAATCATTCATACATGCTGGAAGCCTATGCCTGGTCGATTTAAAGACTATATTGCCATGCCTAAGCCGAATTTATATCAATCCTTGCATACGACTGTGATTGGACCTAAGGGAGACCCATTAGAGGTTCAAATTCGCACAAATGAGATGCACCAAATTGCTGAGTACGGGATTGCTGCGCATTGGGCTTATAAAGAAGGCAAGGCCATTGACCCGAATACGCAATCGTTTGAAGACCGATTATCTTGGTTCAGAGAAATTCTAGAGTGGCAGAATGAGACGCATGATGCTGAAGAATTTATGGAATCGTTGAAAGTCGACTTGTTCTCAGACATGGTATATGTGTTCACGCCTAAAGGAGACGTCATAGAACTCCCTTCTGGTTCTGTACCAATTGATTTTGCGTATCGAATTCACACTGAAGTAGGGAATCAGACGATTGGTGCGAAGATCAACGGCAAGATGGAGCCACTTGACTATAAGCTTAAGACAGGCGATATTATCGAGGTCATGACTTCTAAGCATTCCTATGGACCTTCCAAGGACTGGATTAAGATTAGTCAAACTTCTCAAGCGAAGAATAAGATAAAGCAGTACTTTAAGAAACAGCGACGAGATGAGAACATCGCTAAAGGGAAAGAAGCGGTGGACAAAGAGATTCGCTCGCTTCAAATTGAACCGAAAGATGTCCTCCAAGCTGACAACTTAAAACGAGTAGCTGAGAAATTTAATTTCACAAATGATGAAGATATGTATGCGGCTGTTGGTTACCAAGGAATTACGGCAGCGCAAATTGCTACAAGGCTCACAGAAAAGGTGCGTCGTCAGCAACAGAAAGAACAAGACTTAGAGCAAACGCTTGAAGCCGTGAAGACCGACCAGAAATCCTATAAGCACAATAAGAAAAAGGACTCTGGTGTGAAGGTAAAAGGCGTCGACAACTTGCTCGTTCGTTTATCCAGGTGCTGTAATCCAGTTCCGGGCGATGAAATCGTCGGATATATTACAAAGGGACGTGGCGTATCTGTGCACCGAACAGATTGTCCTAATGTTCTAAATGAGGACGTGCAAAGTCGGTTGCTTCCAGTTGAATGGGAATCTCACAGTGTAGATACGAAACAGTACAGCTTGGATATCGAAATATCAGGCTATGACCGTAGAGGTCTATTAAATGAAGTGCTACAAGCCGTTAATGAAACGAAGACGAATATTACAGCCGTAAGTGGACGTTCTGACCGAAATAAGATGGCCACGATTCATATGACCATTATGATTCATAACATTAGTCACTTACGAAGCGTAGTAGAGCGCATTAAACAAATTACAGATGTATATACAGTACGAAGAATGTTGCAATAA
- a CDS encoding tRNA threonylcarbamoyladenosine dehydratase, whose translation MLHQFSRNELAIGKEGLQLMKDATVAVLGIGGVGSFSAEALARSGVGRLILIDKDDVDITNVNRQIHALVSTVGQSKVDLMAERIKDINPECEVIRLHMFYTEETYEELFQYELDYVVDASDTISYKVHLIEQCLDRGIPVISSMGAANKMDPTQFEVANIFKTSHDPIARVIRNRLRKDGYKKGIPVVYSKEKPIKIKEEVRQEVIPDNPQTRKAEMPPSSNAFVPSVSGLIMASHVVQELLSSITIDRQN comes from the coding sequence ATGTTACACCAATTTTCACGAAATGAATTAGCAATAGGCAAAGAAGGGTTACAACTAATGAAGGATGCTACGGTCGCTGTTCTTGGCATTGGAGGCGTTGGCTCGTTCAGTGCTGAGGCATTGGCAAGAAGCGGAGTGGGTCGACTCATCTTAATTGACAAAGATGATGTGGACATCACAAACGTCAATCGCCAAATCCATGCGCTTGTATCGACTGTAGGCCAGTCTAAAGTTGACTTAATGGCAGAGCGTATCAAGGACATAAACCCTGAATGTGAAGTCATTCGTTTACATATGTTCTATACGGAAGAGACGTATGAAGAGTTGTTTCAATATGAACTTGATTATGTAGTGGATGCGAGTGATACGATTTCGTATAAAGTCCATTTGATTGAACAGTGTCTCGATAGAGGAATCCCGGTGATTTCGAGTATGGGAGCCGCTAACAAAATGGACCCAACCCAATTTGAAGTTGCGAACATCTTCAAGACAAGTCACGACCCTATTGCGCGCGTGATTCGTAACCGACTACGAAAGGATGGGTACAAGAAGGGAATTCCAGTCGTCTATTCTAAAGAGAAACCGATTAAGATTAAAGAAGAGGTTCGTCAAGAAGTCATTCCAGACAACCCACAAACTCGGAAAGCAGAAATGCCACCATCCTCGAACGCATTTGTTCCATCCGTCTCTGGGCTTATCATGGCGAGTCATGTTGTGCAAGAACTGTTGTCATCGATTACAATCGATCGACAAAATTAA
- the aspS gene encoding aspartate--tRNA ligase: MSSHRFMSGSLRDSHVGQQVLLKGWVQKRRDLGGLIFIDLRDRSGIVQVVFNPETSKEAIETADKVRSEYVIEVRGEVLNREPSTVNENLATGKIEVAASEITILNKAETPPFMIEDETEVSEDTRLTYRYLDLRRKPLQETFKMRHQTTQAIRNFLNEETFYEMETPMLTKSTPEGARDYLVPSRVHPGEFYALPQSPQIFKQLIMMSGFEKYYQIARCFRDEDLRADRQPEFTQVDIETSFMSKEEIQDMTERMMKRVLKEVKGVDITTPFPRMPYYEAMDRFGSDKPDTRFDMELVNVSEIVKDSGFKVFQGAVENGGTVSAINVKGKAKDFSRKDIDKLTEFVKIYGAKGLAWLKSEEGTLNGPISKFVSEEEAASLTDALRVEDGDLILFVADKTSVVHDSLGALRLKLGKELGLIDQSQFNFLWVTDWPLFEYDEEEDHYAAAHHPFTMPVREDIEKMTTAPAEVQAEAYDLVLNGYELGGGSLRIYEKEVQEKMFEVLGFSKEEAEEQFGFLLESLEYGAPPHGGIALGLDRFVMLLAERTNLRDTILFPKTASASDLLTQAPDAVSSAQLEELHLQLGGKALDTNNEES, from the coding sequence ATGAGCAGTCATCGTTTTATGAGCGGGAGTTTAAGAGATTCTCATGTTGGACAACAAGTATTACTTAAAGGTTGGGTACAAAAGCGTCGTGATCTTGGAGGTCTTATTTTCATCGACCTTCGTGACCGCTCAGGGATTGTCCAAGTGGTCTTCAACCCTGAGACATCGAAAGAAGCGATTGAAACCGCAGATAAAGTTCGAAGCGAATACGTCATTGAAGTGCGCGGGGAAGTTCTTAACCGTGAACCGAGTACAGTCAATGAAAATCTTGCCACTGGTAAGATTGAGGTCGCTGCTTCTGAGATTACCATTCTGAATAAAGCAGAAACACCGCCATTTATGATTGAAGATGAAACAGAGGTTTCAGAAGACACGCGTCTAACGTATCGTTACCTTGACCTTCGTCGTAAGCCGTTACAAGAAACATTTAAGATGCGCCACCAGACGACTCAGGCGATTCGTAACTTCTTGAACGAAGAAACATTTTACGAAATGGAAACGCCAATGCTAACGAAGAGTACACCTGAAGGCGCTCGTGATTATTTAGTACCAAGCCGTGTTCACCCTGGTGAATTCTATGCGCTGCCGCAGTCTCCTCAAATCTTTAAGCAGCTCATTATGATGTCTGGATTTGAGAAGTATTACCAGATTGCGCGTTGCTTCCGTGATGAAGATTTACGAGCGGACCGTCAGCCTGAATTCACTCAAGTTGATATTGAGACATCCTTCATGTCTAAGGAAGAAATTCAAGATATGACTGAGCGAATGATGAAACGCGTTCTTAAAGAGGTCAAAGGGGTAGACATTACAACGCCATTCCCTCGCATGCCTTACTATGAAGCCATGGACCGATTCGGTTCTGACAAACCAGATACACGCTTTGACATGGAGCTTGTCAACGTTTCTGAAATTGTGAAGGATTCCGGTTTCAAGGTATTCCAAGGCGCTGTAGAAAACGGTGGCACAGTGAGTGCAATTAATGTCAAAGGAAAAGCAAAAGACTTCTCTCGTAAAGACATTGATAAATTGACGGAATTCGTGAAGATTTACGGTGCTAAAGGTTTGGCTTGGTTGAAGTCAGAAGAAGGCACGCTGAATGGTCCAATATCTAAATTTGTATCTGAGGAAGAAGCGGCATCGTTAACAGATGCGCTCCGCGTTGAAGACGGGGATTTAATCTTGTTCGTAGCGGACAAAACAAGTGTAGTTCACGATAGTCTAGGCGCACTACGTTTGAAACTTGGGAAAGAGCTTGGACTAATTGACCAGAGTCAATTTAATTTCCTATGGGTGACAGATTGGCCATTATTTGAGTATGACGAAGAAGAAGATCATTATGCGGCGGCTCACCACCCGTTCACAATGCCTGTACGTGAGGACATTGAGAAGATGACCACTGCTCCAGCCGAAGTTCAAGCTGAAGCGTACGACCTTGTACTAAACGGCTATGAGCTTGGAGGTGGCTCTCTACGTATCTATGAGAAAGAAGTGCAGGAGAAAATGTTTGAAGTACTTGGCTTCTCTAAAGAAGAGGCGGAAGAACAGTTTGGCTTCCTTCTAGAATCTCTAGAATATGGAGCTCCACCACATGGAGGTATCGCACTCGGTCTTGACCGATTTGTGATGCTGTTAGCAGAGCGTACAAACCTTCGTGATACAATTCTATTCCCTAAAACAGCATCTGCCTCTGACTTGTTAACACAAGCGCCAGACGCAGTAAGTTCAGCTCAACTTGAAGAGTTGCATCTTCAGCTAGGCGGGAAAGCATTAGATACGAATAACGAAGAATCCTAA
- the hisS gene encoding histidine--tRNA ligase — MNINGPRGTQDILPGAVEQWQYVEHVLADICRRYNYKEIRTPIFEHTELFQRGVGDSTDIVQKEMYTFEDRGGRSLTLRPEGTAAVVRSFVQNKVYGSPNQPTKLFYTGPMFRYERPQQGRMRQFVQFGIEALGSADPAVDAEVLGLAMNSYQELGLRSLKLVLNSLGDAESRKSHRQALIEHFTPYKGELCEDCQSRLDQNPMRVLDCKKDRDHPAMATAPSILDHLNEFSQNYFNEVKAYLDEMGIDYVIDPNLVRGLDYYNHTAFEIMSEAEGFGAITTLSGGGRYNGLVEEVGGPETPGIGFAMSIERLLMALEAEGVELPIEQNLDCYFVSMGEVAKKKASGIVNELRRSGIQVDQDYAGKKIKGQFKSADRLGAKFVLVLGENELENNQINVKNMMTGDQTEVALDQIVDYMKQEMKEA; from the coding sequence ATGAATATTAATGGACCACGTGGAACACAAGATATTTTACCAGGTGCAGTTGAACAATGGCAGTATGTTGAACACGTGCTTGCAGATATTTGCAGGCGTTATAATTATAAAGAAATTCGTACGCCAATCTTTGAACATACAGAACTATTTCAAAGAGGTGTAGGGGACTCAACGGACATCGTACAGAAGGAAATGTATACCTTTGAAGACCGCGGCGGACGAAGCTTAACGTTACGCCCGGAAGGTACAGCAGCTGTTGTGCGTTCATTTGTGCAGAACAAGGTTTATGGTTCTCCAAATCAACCGACAAAGTTATTCTACACTGGCCCAATGTTCCGATATGAACGACCACAGCAAGGACGCATGCGTCAGTTCGTCCAATTTGGAATTGAAGCCCTTGGCAGTGCAGACCCTGCCGTAGATGCAGAAGTGCTCGGCCTAGCTATGAATTCCTATCAAGAGCTCGGGCTCCGTTCGTTAAAGCTTGTCCTAAATAGCCTTGGCGATGCTGAAAGTCGTAAAAGCCACCGCCAAGCATTGATTGAACACTTTACACCTTATAAAGGCGAGTTGTGTGAAGATTGTCAAAGTCGTTTGGATCAAAATCCGATGCGTGTATTGGATTGTAAGAAGGACCGCGACCACCCTGCTATGGCAACGGCTCCGTCCATCTTGGATCACTTAAACGAATTCTCACAGAATTACTTCAATGAAGTGAAGGCTTACTTAGATGAGATGGGCATCGACTATGTAATTGATCCGAATCTTGTACGTGGACTTGATTATTATAATCACACTGCCTTTGAAATTATGAGTGAGGCAGAAGGGTTTGGAGCGATCACGACGCTAAGTGGCGGCGGTCGTTACAATGGACTTGTTGAAGAAGTTGGTGGGCCTGAGACTCCAGGTATCGGATTTGCCATGAGTATTGAACGTCTGTTGATGGCACTTGAAGCTGAAGGTGTAGAATTGCCAATTGAGCAGAACCTTGATTGTTACTTTGTTTCAATGGGTGAAGTTGCGAAGAAGAAGGCTTCAGGAATTGTCAATGAACTTCGCCGTTCAGGAATTCAAGTAGACCAAGATTACGCAGGTAAGAAGATTAAAGGCCAATTCAAATCTGCCGATCGACTAGGTGCGAAGTTCGTCCTTGTTCTAGGGGAGAACGAGCTTGAAAATAATCAAATAAATGTGAAGAACATGATGACAGGTGACCAAACAGAAGTCGCATTAGATCAGATTGTAGACTATATGAAGCAAGAAATGAAGGAGGCATAA
- the dtd gene encoding D-aminoacyl-tRNA deacylase yields the protein MKAVIQRGRDASVTVNGEVTGEIQEGIVVLLGVTHDDNEEDAKYLADKIINLRIFEDESGKMNLSLKDIEGQLLSISQFTLYGDTRKGRRPNFMNAAKPEPAKALYQSFNAFVKESGVVVETGEFGEMMDVQLSNVGPVTLILESKDR from the coding sequence ATGAAGGCTGTTATTCAAAGAGGTAGAGATGCAAGTGTCACGGTGAATGGAGAAGTGACTGGAGAAATCCAAGAAGGCATTGTCGTGTTACTTGGGGTTACGCATGATGACAATGAAGAAGACGCAAAGTACCTAGCGGATAAGATCATTAACTTACGCATTTTCGAAGATGAATCTGGGAAAATGAATCTTTCCTTAAAGGATATAGAGGGGCAGCTTCTGTCTATTTCCCAATTCACGCTTTATGGAGACACTCGGAAAGGGCGTCGTCCAAACTTTATGAATGCGGCTAAGCCTGAACCTGCTAAAGCGTTATACCAATCCTTTAACGCGTTTGTGAAAGAATCAGGTGTTGTTGTGGAGACTGGGGAATTCGGAGAGATGATGGATGTTCAACTCTCAAACGTTGGACCAGTAACTTTAATTCTCGAAAGTAAAGACCGCTAA
- a CDS encoding adenine phosphoribosyltransferase gives MDYKQYVTVVEDWPKEGIKFKDITTLMDNGPAFKAAVDDIVEYAKEKEIDLVVGPEARGFIIGCPVSYAMEVGFAPVRKEGKLPRQTIKVDYGLEYGKDVLTIHKDAIKPGQRVLITDDLLATGGTIEATINLVEQLGGVVVGCAFLIELTYLDGRSKLDGYNVRTLMQY, from the coding sequence ATGGATTATAAACAGTATGTAACGGTCGTAGAAGATTGGCCGAAAGAGGGCATTAAATTTAAGGATATTACGACACTAATGGATAATGGACCTGCTTTCAAAGCAGCCGTTGACGATATTGTAGAATATGCGAAAGAAAAGGAAATCGACCTTGTAGTAGGACCAGAAGCACGTGGCTTCATTATCGGTTGCCCTGTTTCTTACGCGATGGAAGTTGGCTTTGCACCCGTACGTAAAGAAGGGAAACTTCCTCGTCAAACAATTAAAGTTGATTACGGCTTAGAGTATGGGAAAGACGTATTAACCATTCATAAAGATGCAATTAAACCAGGTCAACGTGTGCTTATTACAGATGACCTACTTGCAACAGGTGGTACCATTGAAGCTACAATTAACCTAGTTGAACAACTAGGTGGCGTTGTTGTGGGGTGTGCGTTCTTAATTGAACTGACTTACCTAGATGGCCGTAGTAAATTAGATGGATATAACGTTCGTACACTAATGCAATATTAA
- the proC gene encoding pyrroline-5-carboxylate reductase → MLRNERILFLGAGYMAEAMIAGLLNKNLLPKEQIVVTNRSKVERLEYLNKTYGIRTTTSPSNELHTASLIILAMKPQDLTSGIDRIKGKLQSHHTIISVLAGIETSLIEHLLEDDVPIVRAMPNTSATVGRSATAICRGRHATLDTMNTSEALFQSVGMVTTLSEEHLNAVTGLSGSGPAFFYYMVECFQKAAEQLGLEEAHARPLIYETIAGAAEMLKTQAVDASTLKQNVTSKGGTTEAGLSYLQDRDYESTITTSIKRAAERAAEIGASFNKEHSFHNQ, encoded by the coding sequence ATGTTGCGCAACGAACGTATCCTCTTTTTAGGGGCTGGATATATGGCAGAAGCAATGATTGCCGGACTCCTTAATAAGAACCTACTGCCAAAAGAGCAAATCGTTGTCACCAATCGTTCAAAGGTGGAACGATTAGAATACCTCAATAAAACCTACGGAATACGAACGACTACCTCACCTTCAAATGAACTTCACACCGCTTCTCTTATTATACTTGCCATGAAACCACAAGACCTTACCTCAGGAATTGATCGAATTAAAGGAAAGCTGCAGAGCCATCACACCATTATCTCCGTACTTGCTGGCATTGAGACTTCTCTAATCGAACATTTGCTTGAAGATGATGTTCCAATTGTCCGTGCGATGCCAAACACCTCAGCAACGGTAGGACGATCAGCGACTGCAATCTGTCGTGGGCGCCATGCAACACTAGATACAATGAATACCTCAGAAGCACTCTTTCAATCTGTCGGAATGGTAACGACATTGTCTGAGGAACACCTTAATGCGGTTACGGGGTTATCAGGAAGCGGGCCAGCCTTCTTCTATTACATGGTTGAATGCTTTCAAAAGGCAGCTGAACAGCTAGGACTAGAAGAAGCTCATGCACGACCTCTCATTTATGAGACCATAGCTGGTGCTGCTGAAATGCTAAAGACACAAGCAGTCGATGCCTCAACTCTTAAGCAAAATGTAACAAGTAAAGGAGGTACGACTGAAGCCGGCCTATCCTATTTACAAGACCGAGACTATGAGAGTACGATTACCACTAGTATTAAGCGAGCTGCTGAACGTGCTGCTGAAATTGGAGCATCCTTTAACAAAGAACATTCTTTCCATAATCAATAA
- a CDS encoding RsfA family transcriptional regulator: MVKVRQDAWSHEDDLLLAETVLRHIREGSTQLRAFDEVGDALNRTSAACGFRWNAEVRQRYESAIDLAKRKRKEKKRALAQQVPLRKPSVEEQEVEVMETIALPALPTQEPATISYEDLGTSVPAITFDQVIHYVKDLKKQYEGSYESEAKISNLQQENGKLQEHNHTLQQQLAKLEKQYASVQEDYQMLIQIMDRARKMVVFDEEDQVANTAFRMDKNGNLEQVAR; the protein is encoded by the coding sequence ATGGTTAAAGTTAGACAAGATGCATGGTCTCATGAAGATGATTTACTATTAGCTGAAACGGTTCTTCGTCATATACGTGAAGGTAGCACTCAATTGAGAGCATTTGATGAGGTGGGCGATGCGCTAAACCGTACTTCTGCAGCATGTGGTTTCAGATGGAATGCTGAGGTTCGTCAACGTTATGAATCTGCCATTGACCTTGCGAAGAGAAAGAGAAAAGAGAAGAAACGGGCGCTTGCACAACAAGTCCCATTGCGTAAACCGAGTGTAGAAGAACAAGAAGTAGAGGTTATGGAAACCATTGCCCTACCTGCCTTACCAACACAAGAACCTGCTACCATCTCCTATGAGGATCTTGGAACGAGTGTACCTGCCATAACATTTGACCAAGTCATCCATTACGTGAAAGATTTAAAGAAACAGTATGAAGGTTCCTATGAATCTGAAGCCAAAATCTCGAATTTACAACAAGAGAATGGGAAACTTCAAGAGCATAACCATACGTTACAACAACAATTAGCTAAGCTTGAGAAGCAATACGCAAGCGTTCAAGAAGACTATCAAATGCTAATTCAAATTATGGACCGGGCACGTAAGATGGTTGTCTTTGATGAAGAAGATCAGGTAGCGAACACCGCCTTCCGCATGGATAAGAATGGAAATCTTGAACAAGTTGCCCGCTAA